The Pedobacter cryoconitis genome has a window encoding:
- a CDS encoding inorganic diphosphatase: MQIDTKHPWHSVSPGANLPESVNAIIEIPKGSKAKYEIDKDSHLIKLDRVLFSSVMYPANYGFIPQTYCDDNDPLDILVLCSVDVYPLSIVEAKVIGVMHMVDNGEQDDKIIAVAKNDMSVNYINDISELPPHQMKEIVRFFQDYKALEEKNVTIEKLMGVTYAYKVIEESIELYNSTFRNNS; this comes from the coding sequence ATGCAAATAGACACAAAACATCCCTGGCACAGTGTTTCTCCAGGTGCTAATTTACCAGAATCGGTAAATGCTATTATTGAAATTCCTAAAGGATCAAAAGCTAAATACGAAATAGATAAAGACTCTCATTTGATTAAATTGGATCGTGTCCTGTTTTCTTCTGTAATGTATCCTGCAAACTATGGTTTCATTCCTCAGACTTACTGTGATGACAATGACCCATTAGATATTCTTGTTTTGTGTTCTGTGGATGTTTATCCTTTATCTATTGTTGAGGCAAAAGTTATTGGTGTAATGCACATGGTGGATAATGGTGAGCAGGATGATAAAATCATCGCTGTTGCAAAAAATGATATGTCAGTAAACTATATCAATGACATCTCTGAATTGCCACCACACCAGATGAAAGAAATCGTAAGATTCTTCCAGGATTATAAAGCTTTAGAAGAAAAGAACGTAACTATCGAAAAGTTGATGGGCGTTACTTATGCTTATAAAGTTATTGAAGAAAGTATAGAACTTTATAATAGTACATTTAGAAACAACTCTTAA
- a CDS encoding DedA family protein has translation MHDFWTSVHHFIDPEKLLKEGGFYVLIFVIFAETGLFFGFFLPGDYLLFLAGMFVATGKLDVNIYVLIFGLIASAVSGNFTGYWFGKKTGPVLYDRKDTFFFKKRYLKAAEAYYHKQGAFALIMGRFVPIVRTFAPIIAGVVRLDFKKFALYNICGAFLWITSLTLLGYFLGRKFEKEINAYLLYIIVGFMVITTIPLLYTFLKKRVHTNEENK, from the coding sequence ATGCACGATTTCTGGACCTCCGTACATCACTTTATTGATCCTGAGAAATTACTTAAAGAAGGTGGCTTTTACGTCCTGATATTCGTAATTTTTGCTGAGACAGGATTATTTTTTGGATTTTTCTTACCTGGGGATTACTTACTGTTTCTTGCCGGGATGTTCGTGGCGACGGGTAAACTTGACGTAAATATTTACGTGCTTATCTTTGGTCTGATTGCATCGGCTGTTTCAGGAAATTTCACCGGTTATTGGTTTGGTAAGAAAACAGGGCCGGTTTTATACGATCGTAAAGACACTTTTTTCTTCAAAAAGCGTTATCTTAAAGCTGCTGAAGCTTACTATCACAAACAAGGTGCTTTTGCTTTAATCATGGGACGGTTTGTTCCCATTGTCAGGACTTTTGCGCCAATCATTGCCGGAGTTGTCAGACTTGATTTTAAGAAGTTCGCACTATATAATATTTGTGGTGCTTTTTTATGGATAACATCTTTAACTTTGCTGGGCTATTTTCTTGGCAGGAAATTTGAAAAGGAAATCAACGCTTACCTGCTTTATATTATTGTAGGTTTTATGGTTATAACTACTATCCCGCTGCTCTATACTTTTTTGAAGAAGCGGGTACATACAAACGAAGAGAATAAATAA
- a CDS encoding NADH-quinone oxidoreductase subunit N, giving the protein MNIIITIVVTALAVLYAGLFKAKKALLPLTLVGLLISLAFAVTAWNSNTVYYGMMEMDNFAIAFSSLTILGTIFIFLLTQNYFAKDSENVAEYYTLILFALAGIVIMVSYTNMSMLFIGIEIMSVALYILAGIRKNNFASNEASLKYFLMGAFSTGFLLFGITLVYGATGSFSLHAINQYLIGNYQAVSPLFYPGVILIMVGLCFKIGAAPFHFWTPDVYEGAPSLITAFMSTVVKTAGFAAFLRLFAGTFAPLHDFWMPPLMAIVCITLFIGNVTALFQKNFKRMLAYSSISHAGYLLFSLVTLTANSANNVMVYAAAYTFASIIAFAVLILVKQKTGHDNFESFNGLGKRNPLVALALTIAMLSLAGIPLTAGFIGKYLMFLNVMNEYQIYLVAFAILNALVGFYYYLRVIVAMYFKEGAEVVLETPVQYKVVLILSVIITIFLGVYPTIILNLI; this is encoded by the coding sequence ATGAATATCATTATAACAATTGTTGTTACAGCTTTAGCGGTGCTTTATGCAGGTTTATTCAAAGCGAAGAAAGCTTTGTTACCACTAACTCTTGTGGGGTTATTGATCTCTCTGGCCTTTGCAGTTACCGCCTGGAATTCTAATACCGTGTATTACGGAATGATGGAGATGGATAATTTTGCCATCGCTTTTTCATCTCTTACTATTTTAGGAACGATTTTCATCTTTTTACTGACGCAGAATTACTTTGCTAAAGACAGTGAGAACGTAGCGGAATATTATACTTTGATCTTATTTGCTCTTGCGGGTATCGTGATTATGGTATCTTATACCAATATGTCCATGTTATTTATTGGAATAGAAATTATGTCTGTGGCTTTATATATCCTTGCGGGTATCCGGAAGAACAATTTTGCTTCCAATGAGGCTTCTTTAAAGTACTTCCTGATGGGTGCCTTTTCTACAGGTTTCCTTTTATTCGGGATCACTTTAGTTTATGGTGCTACAGGTTCATTCAGCCTGCATGCAATTAATCAGTACCTGATCGGAAACTATCAGGCAGTATCCCCATTGTTTTATCCTGGGGTAATCCTGATCATGGTAGGGCTGTGTTTCAAAATCGGTGCTGCACCTTTCCACTTCTGGACTCCGGATGTATATGAAGGCGCACCTTCTCTGATTACTGCTTTCATGTCTACGGTAGTAAAAACTGCTGGTTTTGCAGCCTTTCTGCGTCTTTTCGCTGGTACTTTTGCTCCGCTTCATGATTTCTGGATGCCGCCATTGATGGCTATTGTATGCATTACCTTATTTATTGGTAACGTGACAGCCCTTTTCCAAAAGAACTTCAAAAGAATGCTTGCTTACTCAAGTATCTCTCATGCAGGTTACCTGTTATTCTCTTTAGTTACTTTGACTGCCAATTCGGCAAACAATGTGATGGTTTATGCAGCAGCCTATACTTTTGCCAGTATTATTGCTTTCGCAGTATTAATTCTGGTGAAACAGAAAACAGGTCATGATAATTTTGAGAGTTTCAACGGATTAGGAAAACGTAATCCTTTAGTGGCACTTGCATTAACTATTGCGATGCTTTCTCTTGCTGGTATACCGCTTACTGCTGGTTTTATAGGAAAATACCTGATGTTTTTAAATGTGATGAATGAGTACCAGATTTACCTGGTTGCATTTGCGATTTTAAATGCGCTTGTAGGCTTTTACTATTACTTAAGAGTAATTGTGGCCATGTACTTTAAAGAAGGCGCAGAGGTGGTGTTAGAAACGCCGGTTCAATACAAAGTGGTTTTAATTTTATCGGTAATCATCACGATATTCTTAGGAGTTTATCCAACTATAATATTAAATCTGATATAG
- a CDS encoding NuoM family protein: protein MEQLLILLIFLPVVGALVTAFTGNAAKHVALVFAVASLALTAVVAGQFIPDASTQFVVNLPWIQDLGIHFHAGIDGISLITVLLTNVLVPIIILASYQHNYKSPAGFFALILFMQAGLLVVFTAMDAFLFYIGWEAALIPIYFICAIWGGKDRIKVNMKFFVYTIAGSLFMLLGIIYLYLQNPAHNFDIQAFYQLHLDPVQQGWIFWSFFIAFAIKMPIFPFHTWQPDTYTEAPAAGTMLLSGIMLKMGIYGVIRWLLPIVPAGVEEWGNTAIILSIIGIVYASLIAFRQKDAKRLIAYSSIAHVGLISAGIFALNTQGMQGAMIQMLSHGVNVIGLFFVLDIIFSRVKTNTIAELGGIAKSAPKLAIAFLIIVLGTVALPGTNGFIGEFLLLIGIYQYNIWAVVFAGLTVIFGAVYMFRLYQNIMLGKTNELTLGFADIKGTEQIVLVIICALIIVLGVYPKPILHLSEASVQQLLEQVNQKLTSVK from the coding sequence ATGGAACAACTTTTAATACTTCTAATATTTCTGCCAGTAGTTGGTGCACTGGTTACAGCATTTACCGGCAATGCCGCTAAACATGTAGCCCTGGTTTTCGCTGTTGCTTCATTGGCATTAACAGCTGTTGTTGCCGGACAGTTTATCCCGGATGCAAGTACACAATTTGTCGTCAACTTACCCTGGATTCAGGATCTTGGAATTCATTTCCATGCAGGTATCGACGGGATCAGCTTAATCACAGTTTTGCTGACCAATGTGCTGGTACCGATTATTATCCTGGCCAGTTATCAGCATAACTATAAATCACCAGCTGGTTTCTTTGCTCTAATCTTATTTATGCAGGCAGGTTTACTGGTTGTATTTACAGCAATGGATGCTTTCTTATTCTATATCGGATGGGAAGCTGCATTAATTCCAATTTACTTTATTTGCGCAATCTGGGGAGGTAAAGACCGTATTAAAGTAAACATGAAGTTCTTCGTTTACACTATTGCTGGTTCTTTATTCATGTTATTAGGTATCATTTACCTGTACTTACAAAACCCGGCACATAACTTTGATATACAAGCATTCTATCAGCTTCATTTGGATCCTGTTCAGCAGGGCTGGATATTCTGGTCGTTCTTTATTGCTTTTGCGATTAAAATGCCAATTTTCCCTTTCCATACGTGGCAGCCGGATACCTATACTGAGGCACCGGCAGCAGGTACGATGTTACTTTCGGGTATCATGTTGAAAATGGGTATTTATGGTGTGATCAGATGGTTATTGCCAATTGTTCCGGCAGGTGTAGAGGAATGGGGTAATACTGCAATTATTTTGTCTATCATCGGAATTGTATATGCTTCTTTAATTGCTTTCAGACAGAAAGATGCGAAGAGACTAATTGCTTATTCATCAATTGCCCACGTAGGGTTGATTTCTGCGGGTATCTTTGCTTTAAATACGCAAGGTATGCAAGGTGCAATGATTCAAATGTTAAGTCACGGTGTAAACGTGATCGGTTTATTCTTTGTACTGGACATTATTTTCTCCAGGGTAAAAACAAATACGATTGCTGAATTGGGTGGTATTGCGAAATCAGCACCAAAACTGGCCATTGCATTTCTGATCATTGTATTGGGAACAGTAGCTTTACCGGGAACTAACGGCTTTATCGGAGAGTTTCTATTGCTGATCGGTATCTACCAGTATAATATCTGGGCTGTCGTATTTGCAGGATTGACAGTTATTTTTGGTGCGGTATATATGTTCCGCCTGTACCAGAACATCATGTTAGGCAAAACCAATGAACTAACACTTGGATTTGCAGACATTAAAGGAACTGAACAAATTGTATTGGTTATAATTTGTGCGTTGATTATCGTATTGGGAGTATATCCTAAACCAATTCTGCATTTATCAGAAGCTTCGGTACAACAATTATTAGAACAGGTAAATCAAAAATTAACATCGGTAAAATAA
- the nuoL gene encoding NADH-quinone oxidoreductase subunit L, with amino-acid sequence MINLVWLVPLIPLLGFIINGLGRNTLSKNLIGFIGSSVIFISFVISIGIFLALGNDAVKSHEIFLFDWISAGSLKIPVSFLVDPLSSIMLLIITGIGFLIHVYSIGYMHDDEGFGKFFSYLNLFIFFMLLLVLGSNYIVMFIGWEGVGLCSYLLIGFWFTNSSYATAAKKAFVMNRIGDLGFLIAVFLIFTTFGSVEFSKIFPLAGNMVSGNSTIALIALLLFVGACGKSAQIPLFTWLPDAMAGPTPVSALIHAATMVTAGIYMIARSNVLFDLAPVVQHLIAIIGLATAVMGALIALTQTDIKKVLAYSTVSQLGYMFLGLGVGAYNGSFFHVITHAFFKALLFLCAGSVIHAMHHEQDMRHMGGLRKKLPVTFLTMLIGTIAISGLPPFSGFFSKDEILSHVYEYNKVMWAIGVFTAFLTAFYMFRMLFLTFFGKYRGTHHAEEKIHESPKSMTIPLIVLAVLSAIGGAIGVPESLGGSHWLSHWLAPVIQHHGEAPDHATEYILMAVSVVGVLISIAFAYSKYVKQNHVPVADEGQRSALAKLSYHKFYVDEIYDTLIRKPLDAISVFFYKVFDKKIIDGIVNGLGWSTSEASKGVRLLQSGNVGFYIFMMVVGIISLLLYTYLSL; translated from the coding sequence ATGATAAATTTAGTTTGGCTGGTTCCGTTAATTCCTCTTTTAGGCTTTATCATCAACGGTCTTGGGAGAAATACATTATCCAAAAACCTGATCGGTTTTATTGGGAGTAGCGTGATATTCATATCTTTTGTGATTAGTATCGGCATCTTTTTAGCTTTAGGCAATGATGCTGTGAAATCGCACGAGATTTTCTTGTTTGACTGGATCAGTGCCGGTTCATTAAAAATTCCGGTTTCCTTCCTGGTAGATCCATTGAGTTCAATCATGTTGCTGATCATCACCGGAATCGGTTTCCTGATTCATGTATACTCGATCGGGTATATGCATGATGATGAAGGATTCGGTAAATTCTTCAGCTATTTAAACTTGTTTATCTTTTTCATGTTGTTGCTGGTTCTTGGATCAAACTATATCGTGATGTTTATCGGATGGGAGGGTGTTGGTTTATGCTCTTACTTACTGATCGGCTTCTGGTTTACCAACAGCAGTTATGCAACAGCAGCAAAGAAAGCCTTCGTCATGAACCGTATCGGTGATTTAGGCTTCTTAATCGCGGTATTCCTGATCTTCACTACTTTCGGTAGTGTGGAGTTCTCTAAAATATTCCCGCTGGCAGGTAATATGGTTTCCGGCAATTCTACTATTGCATTAATTGCTTTATTATTATTTGTGGGTGCCTGCGGTAAATCTGCACAAATTCCATTGTTTACCTGGTTACCGGATGCGATGGCTGGTCCAACGCCTGTTTCTGCCCTGATTCACGCGGCAACAATGGTAACTGCTGGTATCTATATGATTGCACGTTCAAATGTATTATTTGATCTGGCTCCTGTAGTTCAGCACTTAATTGCAATTATTGGTCTGGCAACAGCTGTTATGGGTGCATTAATTGCCCTGACACAAACAGATATTAAAAAAGTACTGGCTTATTCTACTGTATCTCAATTGGGATATATGTTCTTGGGATTGGGTGTTGGTGCTTATAACGGTTCTTTCTTCCACGTCATTACACATGCTTTCTTTAAAGCATTATTGTTCTTATGTGCAGGGTCGGTGATCCATGCGATGCACCATGAGCAGGATATGAGACATATGGGTGGTTTACGTAAAAAACTTCCGGTTACTTTCTTAACCATGCTGATTGGTACGATTGCGATTTCAGGTTTACCTCCGTTCTCAGGTTTCTTCTCGAAAGACGAGATCCTTTCTCATGTATACGAGTATAACAAAGTAATGTGGGCAATTGGTGTATTCACTGCCTTTTTAACTGCATTCTATATGTTCAGAATGTTGTTCCTTACCTTTTTTGGTAAATACAGAGGAACACACCATGCGGAAGAAAAAATCCATGAGTCTCCAAAAAGTATGACCATTCCATTAATCGTGCTTGCCGTGCTTTCAGCTATCGGTGGTGCAATTGGTGTTCCGGAGTCATTGGGAGGTTCACATTGGTTATCACATTGGCTTGCGCCGGTTATCCAGCATCATGGAGAAGCACCGGACCATGCTACTGAATATATTTTAATGGCTGTTTCAGTTGTAGGGGTATTGATTTCTATCGCATTTGCTTATAGTAAATACGTGAAACAAAACCACGTTCCTGTGGCAGACGAAGGACAACGTTCTGCATTGGCTAAACTATCTTATCATAAATTCTATGTAGATGAGATTTATGATACTTTAATCAGAAAACCTCTGGATGCTATTTCAGTATTCTTTTATAAGGTATTTGATAAAAAGATTATTGACGGTATTGTCAATGGTTTAGGATGGAGCACATCGGAAGCAAGTAAAGGAGTCAGATTACTGCAATCAGGTAATGTTGGGTTCTATATTTTTATGATGGTGGTTGGAATCATCTCGTTGTTATTGTATACTTATTTATCTCTATAA
- the nuoK gene encoding NADH-quinone oxidoreductase subunit NuoK has translation MNNLTQTLQGVPLNHYIWLSAIIFTIGVIGVLTRRNAIVIFMSVELMLNAVNLLLTAFSVHSNDPSGQVFVFFIMALAAAEVAVGLSIIVMVYRNTQSTDINVLNRLKW, from the coding sequence GTGAATAATCTTACTCAAACCTTACAGGGTGTACCGCTTAATCATTATATATGGTTAAGTGCTATCATTTTCACCATCGGTGTAATAGGCGTACTCACCCGCAGAAATGCTATCGTAATTTTTATGTCGGTAGAATTGATGCTGAATGCTGTTAATTTATTACTTACTGCTTTCTCTGTACATAGCAACGATCCTTCGGGGCAGGTGTTTGTATTTTTCATCATGGCTCTGGCAGCGGCCGAAGTAGCAGTGGGCTTAAGTATTATTGTAATGGTTTACAGAAATACGCAGTCTACAGATATTAATGTATTGAATCGCCTTAAGTGGTAA
- a CDS encoding NADH-quinone oxidoreductase subunit J — MGTSVFYLVAFLSIFFSLMVISAKNPVHSVLYLIVTFFTFTVHYILLNAQFLAVVNFIVYMGAIMVLFLFVLMLLNLNKENEPLKSGLVKVVGIVAGCCLVVTLIGSLKATAVSDPLVLQNPNLGLVKNLGKELFGPFMLPFELSSILLLTAMVGAVLLTKKEKV, encoded by the coding sequence ATGGGTACATCAGTATTCTATTTGGTCGCTTTTTTAAGTATTTTCTTTTCACTGATGGTGATTTCCGCAAAGAACCCGGTGCATAGTGTACTTTATCTGATCGTAACGTTTTTTACGTTCACAGTCCATTACATTTTGCTTAATGCGCAGTTTCTGGCAGTGGTAAACTTTATTGTGTACATGGGGGCAATTATGGTACTCTTCCTGTTTGTCCTGATGCTGCTCAATCTAAATAAAGAGAATGAGCCACTGAAGTCTGGTTTAGTAAAGGTTGTAGGTATCGTTGCCGGATGTTGTCTGGTAGTGACACTGATTGGCTCTTTAAAGGCTACAGCTGTATCTGATCCATTGGTATTGCAGAATCCAAACTTAGGTCTGGTTAAGAACCTGGGTAAAGAATTGTTCGGTCCATTTATGCTGCCTTTCGAGTTGTCTTCAATTCTATTGCTTACAGCTATGGTGGGTGCCGTATTATTAACTAAAAAAGAAAAAGTATAG
- a CDS encoding NuoI/complex I 23 kDa subunit family protein — MEPLTSKKKILIQKPLNFAERMYLPALGKGLAITISHFFKKEATIRYPEVQREMSINWRGMHSLKRDEDGKERCTACGLCALSCPAEAITMIAAERKPEEKDLYREEKYAAVYEINMLRCIFCGLCEEACPKEAIYLDGPIVPSDYLRKDFIYGKDKLVEEPLLKK; from the coding sequence ATGGAACCATTAACCAGTAAAAAGAAAATATTAATACAAAAGCCACTTAATTTTGCGGAGCGGATGTATCTGCCTGCATTAGGAAAGGGTCTGGCTATTACGATCAGTCACTTCTTCAAAAAAGAAGCGACAATCAGGTATCCTGAAGTTCAGCGTGAAATGTCTATCAACTGGAGAGGGATGCATTCCCTGAAAAGAGATGAGGACGGTAAAGAACGTTGTACGGCTTGTGGATTATGTGCATTGTCATGCCCTGCGGAAGCGATCACCATGATTGCTGCTGAACGTAAACCAGAAGAGAAGGATTTGTATAGAGAAGAGAAATACGCTGCCGTATATGAAATCAATATGCTGCGCTGCATTTTTTGTGGTTTATGTGAAGAAGCTTGTCCGAAAGAAGCAATTTACCTGGACGGGCCGATTGTTCCTTCAGATTATCTGCGTAAAGACTTTATTTACGGTAAAGACAAACTGGTAGAAGAGCCTCTTTTAAAGAAATAA
- the nuoH gene encoding NADH-quinone oxidoreductase subunit NuoH, which translates to MDISFVIEKFILVAIIFGISLVIAMYSTYAERKVAAFLQDRLGPDRAGPFGILQPLADGLKMFMKEEIIPTHANKWLFMVGPGLAMLTACIGTAVIPWGSPITTAAGRVIPLQVTDINVGVLYIFGVVSLSVYGVMIGGWASNNKYSLLSAIRAASQNISYEVAMGLSIIALLLVTNTMSLKEIVDMQHGWRWNVLYQPLGFLLFIICAFAETNRAPFDLPECETELIGGYHTEYSSMKLGFYLFAEYINMFVSSAVMATLYFGGYNYPGMDWVLTQVGPVIAPLIGTAVLFAKIFAFIFFFMWVRWTIPRFRYDQLMHLGWKVLIPIAIANVIITGIVIAIVEKF; encoded by the coding sequence ATGGATATCTCATTCGTCATAGAAAAATTTATACTGGTCGCTATCATTTTTGGTATAAGTTTAGTTATCGCTATGTATTCTACATATGCGGAAAGAAAAGTTGCTGCTTTCTTGCAGGATAGACTTGGACCAGACCGTGCAGGCCCTTTCGGGATCTTGCAGCCATTGGCAGACGGACTGAAAATGTTCATGAAGGAAGAAATTATTCCTACGCATGCGAACAAGTGGCTGTTTATGGTTGGGCCGGGTTTAGCAATGCTGACCGCCTGTATCGGAACTGCTGTTATTCCATGGGGAAGCCCGATTACAACTGCTGCCGGAAGAGTTATTCCATTGCAGGTTACCGATATTAACGTTGGTGTTTTATACATTTTCGGCGTAGTTTCTCTGAGTGTATACGGTGTAATGATCGGTGGATGGGCTTCTAACAATAAATACTCTCTTTTAAGTGCTATTCGTGCGGCTTCGCAAAATATCAGTTATGAGGTGGCAATGGGACTTTCTATTATCGCTTTGTTATTGGTGACCAACACCATGAGTTTAAAAGAAATCGTGGATATGCAACATGGATGGCGCTGGAATGTGCTTTATCAGCCATTAGGCTTCCTGTTATTTATCATCTGCGCATTTGCTGAAACTAACAGAGCACCATTCGATTTACCGGAATGTGAAACTGAATTAATTGGTGGATACCACACGGAGTATTCTTCGATGAAATTAGGTTTTTACCTGTTTGCGGAATATATCAATATGTTTGTGTCTTCGGCAGTCATGGCAACGCTATACTTCGGAGGATATAACTATCCGGGTATGGACTGGGTACTGACGCAGGTTGGGCCTGTAATTGCTCCATTAATCGGAACGGCTGTATTGTTCGCTAAAATATTTGCATTCATATTTTTCTTTATGTGGGTGAGATGGACAATTCCCCGTTTCCGTTATGATCAGCTGATGCATCTGGGCTGGAAAGTGCTGATCCCAATTGCCATAGCGAACGTAATTATCACAGGTATTGTGATTGCAATAGTAGAAAAGTTTTAA
- a CDS encoding 2Fe-2S iron-sulfur cluster-binding protein: MSEKVKVTIDGITVEVEPGTTILNAARQIGGDIVPPAMCYYSKLEGSGGKCRTCIVKVSKGSEKDPRPMPKLVASCRTTVMDGMEVQNITSPEVIEARSGVVEMLLINHPLDCPVCDQAGECDLQNLGYEHGLQKTRYEFERRTFERIDIGDKIQLHMNRCILCYRCVFTADQITNKRVHGILNRGDHSEISTYIQTAVDNDFSGNVIDVCPVGALTDKTFRFKNRVWFTKPVDAHRDCPTCSGKVTLWYKGEDVLRVTARKDIYGEVEEFICNTCRFDKKKTADWTIEHPTHISDTSVISSNHYETMIPLPVIQEDLRLQEANKVELEKTAKF; this comes from the coding sequence ATGAGTGAAAAAGTTAAGGTAACCATAGACGGGATAACCGTCGAAGTAGAGCCCGGTACAACGATCCTGAATGCTGCAAGGCAAATTGGCGGAGACATTGTGCCTCCTGCAATGTGCTACTATTCCAAATTGGAAGGTAGCGGAGGTAAGTGCCGTACTTGTATCGTAAAAGTAAGCAAGGGATCTGAAAAAGACCCGAGACCAATGCCTAAGCTGGTTGCTTCGTGCCGTACAACAGTAATGGACGGAATGGAAGTGCAGAATATTACTTCTCCTGAAGTAATTGAAGCCAGAAGTGGTGTGGTAGAGATGCTGTTGATTAATCACCCGCTGGATTGTCCGGTATGTGACCAGGCCGGAGAATGCGATTTGCAGAATCTGGGTTATGAGCACGGTTTACAAAAAACACGTTATGAATTTGAGCGCCGTACATTTGAGCGTATCGATATAGGAGATAAGATCCAGTTACATATGAACAGGTGCATTTTATGCTACCGTTGTGTGTTTACAGCAGATCAGATCACTAATAAACGTGTTCATGGTATCTTAAACAGAGGTGATCACTCAGAAATTTCTACTTATATCCAGACTGCTGTTGATAACGATTTCTCCGGAAACGTGATTGATGTATGTCCGGTTGGTGCTTTAACTGATAAAACTTTCCGTTTCAAAAACAGGGTTTGGTTTACAAAACCTGTGGATGCACATAGAGATTGCCCTACTTGTAGTGGTAAAGTGACTTTATGGTATAAAGGAGAAGATGTTTTAAGGGTAACTGCCCGTAAAGACATTTATGGTGAAGTGGAGGAGTTCATTTGTAACACTTGCCGTTTCGATAAAAAGAAAACAGCAGACTGGACTATTGAGCATCCTACGCATATCAGTGATACTTCGGTAATCTCTTCTAATCATTACGAAACGATGATCCCATTACCTGTAATTCAGGAAGATCTTCGTTTGCAGGAAGCTAATAAAGTTGAACTGGAAAAAACCGCTAAATTCTAA
- the nuoF gene encoding NADH-quinone oxidoreductase subunit NuoF: protein MARKLLLEHINVPGINTLDVYRQKGGYRAVEKALKTLTPDEVVEEVKKSGLRGRGGAGFPTGMKWSFLAKPEGVARYLVCNADESEPGTFKDRYLMTYIPHALIEGMIVSSYALGANTSYIYVRGEMMPQIRILERAIAEAKAAGFLGKNILGSGYDLEVYVQPGGGAYICGEETALLESLEGKRGNPRIKPPFPAIAGLYGCPTVVNNVESIAAVVPIINDGGDEYMKIGIGRSTGTKLISASGNLVRPGVYEIELGLPVEEFIYSDEYCGGIANGKRLKATVAGGSSVPVLPANLTLKLANGEPRLMSYESLSEGGFATGTMLGSGGFIAFDEDQCIVRNTWNFSRFYHHESCGQCSPCREGTGWMEKVLHRLEHGHGKMSDIDLLVDVSKKIEGNTICPLGDAAAWPVASAIRHFRDEFEWHVKEPIKSLQGNYGIANYAVPIPKAEVKQEN from the coding sequence ATGGCCCGTAAACTCTTATTAGAACATATAAACGTACCAGGCATCAATACACTTGATGTTTACCGCCAAAAAGGCGGGTACCGTGCTGTGGAGAAAGCTTTGAAAACCCTGACCCCTGATGAAGTGGTGGAAGAGGTTAAAAAGTCTGGCTTACGCGGACGTGGCGGTGCAGGTTTCCCTACAGGAATGAAGTGGAGCTTTCTGGCAAAACCAGAAGGTGTTGCCCGCTACCTGGTATGTAATGCTGACGAATCAGAGCCGGGTACTTTCAAAGACCGTTATCTGATGACTTACATTCCTCATGCTTTAATTGAAGGAATGATTGTGTCAAGTTATGCATTGGGCGCTAACACATCTTATATCTACGTACGTGGAGAGATGATGCCGCAAATCAGGATTCTGGAAAGAGCAATCGCAGAAGCAAAAGCTGCCGGCTTTTTAGGAAAAAACATTTTAGGGTCGGGTTATGATCTGGAGGTTTATGTTCAGCCGGGTGGCGGAGCTTATATCTGCGGTGAGGAAACGGCTTTATTAGAATCACTTGAAGGTAAAAGGGGTAATCCAAGGATTAAACCACCATTCCCGGCTATCGCTGGTTTATATGGCTGCCCGACTGTAGTGAACAACGTAGAATCTATTGCCGCAGTCGTGCCTATTATTAATGACGGCGGTGATGAATACATGAAAATCGGTATTGGACGCAGTACAGGAACGAAACTGATTTCTGCTTCGGGTAATCTGGTCAGACCAGGTGTTTACGAAATAGAATTGGGCCTTCCGGTAGAAGAGTTCATTTATTCTGATGAATATTGTGGTGGTATTGCCAATGGCAAAAGATTGAAGGCTACTGTAGCCGGAGGTTCTTCTGTTCCGGTATTGCCTGCTAACCTGACGCTTAAATTAGCAAACGGTGAACCACGTTTAATGAGTTACGAATCTCTTTCTGAAGGTGGATTTGCTACCGGGACTATGTTAGGTTCAGGTGGTTTTATCGCTTTTGATGAAGATCAGTGTATTGTAAGAAATACCTGGAACTTTTCCCGCTTTTATCACCATGAAAGCTGTGGTCAGTGTTCTCCATGCCGTGAAGGTACTGGATGGATGGAAAAAGTATTACACAGACTGGAACATGGACATGGTAAGATGAGTGATATTGACTTATTGGTTGATGTGTCTAAAAAGATCGAAGGAAATACAATTTGTCCTTTAGGAGATGCTGCTGCATGGCCTGTCGCAAGTGCAATCAGACATTTCAGAGATGAGTTTGAATGGCATGTGAAAGAGCCTATAAAAAGTCTTCAGGGAAATTATGGTATCGCTAATTATGCAGTGCCGATTCCTAAAGCAGAAGTAAAACAGGAAAATTAA